A stretch of Vibrio sp. B1FLJ16 DNA encodes these proteins:
- a CDS encoding branched-chain amino acid ABC transporter permease, whose amino-acid sequence MAQLSMRPCGDFRTTYKSDTPIFETKTIRRLAIAGVIAMLAAPLVLDIYFLNLFIQIAYLGIAALGLNILVGFTGQISLGHGAFFGFGAFASAWLNNQYNIPVVFAIPLAGYLTMIVGMIFGLPAARIKGLYLAIATLAAQFILEDFFARAEWFSGGSYGASANPINLFGFEFSTDESFFYVALFALIFMYMWASNLIRSRDGRAFVSVRDHYLSAEIMGINLTKYRLLSFGVCAFYAGIGGALYGHYLGFVSAEGFTIMMSIQFLAMIIIGGLGSVKGTLMGTIFIVLLPEVLEFGVTGLSAFGDATAFSDGLAYFKEMAIGLVIMLFLIFEPQGLSHRWQQIRAYWKHYPFSY is encoded by the coding sequence ATGGCTCAACTTAGCATGCGCCCATGTGGGGATTTTCGAACCACATATAAAAGCGATACGCCAATTTTTGAAACCAAAACCATACGACGCTTAGCAATCGCCGGTGTGATTGCCATGCTGGCCGCGCCTCTGGTACTGGATATTTACTTCCTCAATCTGTTTATACAGATAGCGTATCTCGGTATCGCGGCGCTTGGTCTGAACATTCTGGTCGGTTTTACTGGGCAAATATCATTAGGTCACGGTGCGTTCTTTGGTTTTGGTGCATTTGCATCTGCCTGGTTGAACAACCAGTACAACATTCCGGTCGTGTTTGCGATTCCGTTAGCGGGCTACCTGACGATGATTGTCGGGATGATATTTGGCCTGCCAGCGGCACGAATCAAAGGGCTGTACTTAGCAATCGCAACCTTAGCCGCGCAGTTCATTTTAGAAGACTTCTTTGCGCGCGCAGAGTGGTTCAGTGGCGGCTCATACGGTGCTAGCGCCAACCCTATCAATCTGTTTGGCTTTGAGTTTTCAACCGATGAAAGCTTCTTTTATGTTGCACTGTTTGCGTTGATATTCATGTATATGTGGGCATCCAACTTAATCCGCTCTCGTGATGGCCGCGCGTTTGTTTCTGTGCGTGATCATTACCTGTCGGCTGAAATCATGGGCATCAACCTGACCAAATATCGTCTGCTCTCTTTCGGTGTGTGCGCATTCTACGCGGGTATTGGCGGTGCGCTCTACGGTCACTATCTGGGTTTCGTTTCAGCGGAAGGCTTTACCATCATGATGTCTATCCAGTTCCTGGCAATGATCATCATTGGTGGCCTCGGCTCGGTGAAAGGGACACTAATGGGGACGATCTTCATTGTACTGCTGCCAGAAGTTTTAGAGTTCGGTGTAACGGGGTTGTCTGCGTTTGGTGATGCCACCGCGTTCTCGGACGGCTTGGCTTACTTCAAAGAAATGG
- a CDS encoding ABC transporter ATP-binding protein, with protein sequence MVSETPLLQVNDISLAFGGVKALTDVSFHVNEKEIFSIIGPNGAGKTSMLNCISGRYTPNKGSVVFAGNDVTKRTPSQRAELGLGRTFQNLALFSHMSVLDNIMVGRHHLLKNNFVTGPLYWFSNAQKEEMAHRKYVEEVIDFLEIQHIRKATAGTLSYGLRKRVELARAIALKPKLLLLDEPMAGMNLEEKEDMARYIMDLNEELDITIIMIEHDMGVVMDISNRVLVLDFGKHIAMGEPEEVMANPHVKQAYLGEELPTLEESA encoded by the coding sequence ATGGTATCGGAAACACCTCTTTTGCAGGTAAACGATATTTCATTGGCCTTTGGTGGGGTGAAAGCTTTAACCGATGTGAGTTTCCATGTGAACGAAAAGGAAATCTTTTCAATCATTGGTCCAAATGGTGCTGGCAAAACCTCGATGCTCAACTGCATCTCCGGTCGATATACCCCGAATAAAGGGTCAGTAGTCTTCGCGGGAAACGACGTTACGAAACGCACACCCAGCCAACGTGCTGAGTTAGGGTTAGGCAGAACCTTCCAGAACCTAGCACTCTTTTCTCATATGTCTGTGCTCGACAACATTATGGTTGGGCGTCACCACCTGCTGAAAAACAACTTCGTAACAGGCCCGCTTTACTGGTTCTCTAATGCACAAAAAGAAGAGATGGCACACCGCAAGTACGTCGAAGAAGTCATCGATTTTCTAGAAATCCAACATATCCGCAAAGCCACTGCTGGCACGCTTTCTTACGGGTTACGTAAGCGAGTTGAGCTTGCGCGCGCGATTGCTTTAAAACCAAAACTCCTTCTGCTTGATGAGCCGATGGCGGGCATGAACCTTGAAGAAAAGGAAGACATGGCACGTTACATCATGGACCTCAATGAAGAGCTGGACATCACCATCATCATGATCGAGCACGATATGGGGGTGGTTATGGACATCTCGAACCGGGTGTTAGTACTGGACTTTGGTAAACATATTGCCATGGGTGAACCCGAAGAAGTGATGGCAAACCCACATGTCAAACAAGCCTACTTAGGTGAAGAGCTACCGACATTAGAGGAGAGTGCATAA
- a CDS encoding long-chain fatty acid--CoA ligase, whose amino-acid sequence MAQQHNDWADVSSLDTFPKVLQHNAKHWPQEVAMREKEFGIWREFTWQDYEDRVKWMALALEDLGLGDQDVVGLLGDNRPEWVWGELAAHAIKGFSLGIYQDSMHEEVAYLINYAKAKVVIAEDEEQCDKLLELGDEIPSVKYIIYCDPRGMRKYDDPRLIDVEKVYKKGQLIDKAYPDKYLDMVAATKGSDLSILCTTSGTTSKPKLAQLHSGAFLDHCAAYLRADPRSPGDNYVSVLPLPWIMEQVYVVGQALISRQIVNFVEEQETMMSDLREIGPNFVLLAPRVWENIVADVSARMMDSTPFKQKMYKLGMKLANDALDKGKRSKLAEWILLRALRDRLGFSNLTSAATGGAAMGPDTFRYLQAIGVPLKQLYGQTEMCGAYTVHTADDVDYDSVGVAFDNAEVKVINPDSNGVGEIIAKSTGMFTGYLNNQSAYDEDVQDGWMHTGDAGYFKDSGHLVVIDRLKDMSETSHGDRYSPQFIENKLKFSPFIAEAVVVGKGRPWLSAIICIRYAIVAKWAEQRGIAFTNYTNLSAQPEVYQRFAKRCLKLTNRFRTHRKSANLFCYIKSSMRMTAS is encoded by the coding sequence ATGGCACAGCAACATAATGATTGGGCAGATGTAAGCAGCTTAGATACCTTTCCAAAAGTGTTGCAGCACAATGCCAAGCACTGGCCCCAAGAGGTCGCAATGCGTGAAAAGGAGTTTGGTATTTGGCGTGAATTTACCTGGCAGGATTATGAAGACCGAGTCAAGTGGATGGCACTAGCACTCGAAGATCTTGGTCTCGGTGACCAGGACGTAGTTGGCCTGTTAGGGGATAACCGACCAGAATGGGTGTGGGGTGAACTGGCTGCGCATGCGATCAAAGGTTTCTCACTGGGTATCTATCAGGATTCGATGCATGAAGAAGTGGCTTATTTAATCAACTATGCCAAAGCAAAAGTGGTGATTGCTGAAGATGAAGAGCAATGTGACAAATTGCTTGAGCTAGGCGATGAGATACCAAGCGTTAAGTATATTATTTATTGTGACCCTCGTGGGATGCGCAAGTATGATGACCCACGACTTATTGATGTTGAAAAAGTCTATAAGAAAGGTCAGCTGATTGATAAAGCCTATCCGGATAAATACCTGGATATGGTTGCCGCTACCAAAGGTAGCGATCTTTCGATTCTCTGTACCACCTCAGGTACCACATCTAAACCGAAACTTGCCCAGTTACACAGCGGTGCTTTCCTCGACCACTGTGCTGCTTACCTGCGTGCTGACCCACGTTCTCCGGGTGATAACTACGTTTCCGTTCTGCCTCTTCCATGGATCATGGAGCAGGTGTACGTGGTTGGTCAGGCGTTGATATCCCGTCAAATTGTCAACTTTGTTGAAGAACAAGAGACTATGATGTCGGATTTGCGTGAAATCGGCCCTAACTTCGTTCTGCTTGCACCACGGGTATGGGAAAACATCGTAGCAGACGTTTCTGCGCGAATGATGGATTCCACCCCGTTTAAGCAGAAGATGTATAAGCTGGGAATGAAGCTTGCGAACGACGCGCTGGATAAGGGTAAACGTTCGAAACTCGCTGAATGGATTCTGCTTCGTGCACTGCGGGACCGTTTAGGTTTCTCAAACCTGACTTCTGCTGCAACCGGTGGTGCAGCGATGGGGCCGGATACGTTCCGCTATCTGCAAGCGATCGGTGTGCCACTTAAACAGCTCTATGGTCAGACCGAAATGTGTGGCGCTTACACCGTGCATACTGCAGATGATGTGGATTACGATTCAGTCGGTGTTGCGTTCGATAATGCTGAAGTAAAAGTCATCAACCCTGACAGCAATGGGGTAGGTGAAATCATCGCGAAAAGCACTGGCATGTTTACCGGCTATCTCAATAACCAGTCGGCTTACGATGAAGACGTACAAGACGGCTGGATGCACACTGGTGACGCAGGGTACTTTAAAGATTCTGGCCACTTAGTCGTTATTGACCGACTAAAAGACATGTCGGAAACCAGTCATGGCGACCGCTATTCTCCGCAGTTTATTGAAAACAAGCTTAAGTTCTCGCCATTTATCGCAGAAGCGGTTGTCGTGGGTAAAGGCCGACCTTGGCTCTCAGCAATTATTTGTATCCGCTATGCGATTGTCGCCAAGTGGGCGGAGCAAAGGGGCATCGCTTTCACCAACTACACCAATCTTTCAGCACAGCCTGAAGTGTATCAACGATTCGCGAAGAGGTGCTTAAAGTTAACGAATCGCTTCCGGACGCACAGAAAATCAGCAAATTTATTCTGTTATATAAAGAGCTCGATGCGGATGACGGCGAGCTGA
- a CDS encoding branched-chain amino acid ABC transporter permease, translating into MNTDLLLQLVINGVIVGMLYGVVAMCFVLIYKSTQVVNFAQGEFLLIGAWVCWAALVHLQLPFFVGFLLTLAFMMVFGIAVQTIVLRPLIGEPIISVIMVTIGLSMFFQALMKWIFGVSAVSYPQVFETNVVNIGGLNVEYAYILSLIFSMIIMGAFYWFFKFSKMGLAMRATAFNQQVAQSLGISIKKVFAISWAISAMVSATAGIVIGIVNGVSDALSIIGIKVFPAVILGGLDSVVGAIVGGITIGLLENLAEFFDSQYLQVGNLYNIAPFYVLLIILAFKPYGLFGTKDIERI; encoded by the coding sequence GTGAATACGGATTTATTACTGCAACTCGTCATCAATGGCGTGATCGTCGGCATGTTGTATGGCGTCGTCGCCATGTGCTTTGTATTGATTTATAAATCGACTCAGGTAGTGAACTTTGCTCAGGGTGAGTTCCTGCTAATCGGCGCGTGGGTCTGTTGGGCTGCGCTGGTTCATCTGCAACTGCCTTTCTTCGTCGGTTTCCTGCTCACACTCGCCTTTATGATGGTGTTTGGTATCGCGGTGCAAACCATCGTGCTCAGACCCTTGATTGGTGAGCCGATCATCTCAGTGATTATGGTGACTATCGGTTTGTCGATGTTCTTCCAGGCACTGATGAAATGGATATTTGGTGTATCAGCAGTGTCATACCCGCAAGTGTTTGAGACCAACGTGGTCAACATTGGCGGATTGAACGTTGAGTATGCTTACATCCTCAGCTTGATCTTCTCGATGATCATCATGGGCGCGTTCTACTGGTTCTTCAAATTCAGCAAAATGGGTTTGGCGATGCGAGCGACCGCGTTCAATCAACAAGTTGCCCAGAGTCTTGGCATTTCTATTAAGAAAGTGTTCGCAATCAGCTGGGCAATTTCGGCAATGGTATCGGCGACAGCAGGGATTGTTATCGGCATCGTAAACGGCGTATCGGACGCGCTTTCTATCATCGGTATTAAAGTTTTCCCAGCAGTTATTTTGGGCGGCCTGGACTCAGTTGTCGGCGCGATTGTTGGTGGTATCACCATCGGACTGCTGGAGAACCTTGCGGAGTTCTTTGATAGCCAATACCTGCAAGTGGGTAACCTCTACAACATCGCACCTTTCTATGTGCTGTTGATCATTCTTGCCTTCAAGCCTTATGGCCTGTTTGGTACCAAAGATATTGAGCGTATTTAA